The Oncorhynchus mykiss isolate Arlee chromosome 10, USDA_OmykA_1.1, whole genome shotgun sequence nucleotide sequence cgacccccccccccagacgtaccagttaatcccagcagactgtagttagacagcgaccccccccccctcctccgtaccagttaatcccagcagactgtagtcagacagcgacccccccccccccagacgtaCCAGTTAATCCCAGCTGACTGTAGTCAGacagcgacccccccccccagacgtaCCAGTTAATCCCAGCAGACTGTAGTCAGACAGCGACCCCCCCCCAGACGTACCAGTTAATCCCAGCAGACTGTAGTCAGacagcgacccccccccccagacgtaccagttaatcccagcagactgtagtcagacagcgaccccccccccccagacgtaCCAGTTAATCCCAGCAGACTGTAGTCAGACAGCGACCCCCCCCCCAGACGTACCAGTTAATCCCAGCAGACTGTAGTCAGACAGCGACCCCCCCCCCAGACGTACCAGTTAATCCCAGCAGACTGTAGTCAGACAGCGACCCCCCCCCAGACGTACCAGTTAATCCCAGCAGACTGTAGTCAGacagcgacccccccccccctcctccgtaccagttaatcccagcagactgtagttagacagCGACCCCCCCCCCAGACGTACTAGTTAATCCCAGCAGACTGTAGTCAGACAgcgacccccctccccctcctccgtaccagttaatcccagcagactgtagttagacagcgacccccccccccctcctccgtaccagttaatcccagcagactgtagttagacagCGACCCCCCCCCAGACGTACTAGTTAATCCCAGCAGACTGTAGTCAGacagcgacccccccccccctcctccgtaCCAGTTAATCCCAGCATACTGTATTTAGACAGCGACCCCCCCCCCAGACGTACTAGTTAATCCCAGCAGACTGTAGTCAGACAgcgacccccctccccctcctccgtACCAGTTAATCCCAGCAGACTGTAGTCAGACAGCGATCCCCCCCCTCCGTACCAGTTAATCCCAGCAGACTGTAGTTAgtcagtgacccccccccccagacgtaccagttaatcccagcagactgtagttagacagTGACCCCACCCCCCCCATACGTACCAGTTAATCCCAGCAGACTGTAGTCAGacagcgacccccccccccccctcctccgtaccagttaatcccagcagactgtagttagacagCGACCCCCCCCCCAGACGTACTAGTTAATCCCAGCAGACTGTAGTCAGACAgcgacccccctccccctcctccgtACCAGTTAATCCCAGCAGACTGTAGTCAGACAGCGATCCCCCCCCTCCGTACCAGTTAATCCCAGCAGACTGTAGTTAGtcagtgaccccccccccagacgtaccagttaatcccagcagactgtagttagacagTGACCCCACCCCCCCCATACGTACCAGTTAATCccagcagactgtagttagacagcgacccccccccccagacgtaCTAGTTAATCCCAGCAGACTGTAGTCAGacagcgaccccccccccccctcctccgtaCCAGTTAATCCCAGCATACTGTATTTAGacagcgacccccccccccagacgtaCTAGTTAATCCCAGCAGACTGTAGTCAGACAgcgacccccctccccctcctccgtaccagttaatcccagcagactgtagtcagacagcgaccccccccccccctcctccgtaccagttaatcccagcagactgtagttagacagcgacccccccccccagacgtaCTAGTTAATCCCAGCAGACTGTAGTCAGACAgcgacccccctccccctcctccgtACCAGTTAATCCCAGCAGACTGTAGTCAGACAGCGATCCCCCCCCTCCGTACCAGTTAATCCCAGCAGACTGTAGTTAgtcagtgacccccccccccagacgtaccagttaatcccagcagactgtagttagacagTGACCCCACCCCCCCCATACGTACCAGTTAATCccagcagactgtagttagacagtgacccccccccccccagacgtaccagttaatcccagcagactgtagtcaaacagcgaccccccccccccccccgtaccaGTTTGGAGAGTTCTGAGGACCAggtgttggtggtgatgatgCGGGCCTTGGGGACCCAGTGTTCGTAGACGTCACACAGAGCCCTGATCGCCCTCTGACCCTCCGCCGTCtcgtctccaccaatcaggacgcGGTCTGGCTCCTTCAGGTCACGCACCGCCGTACCCTCAGCCAGGAACTCTGGGTTGGacagcacctacacacacacacagatgaacacacacacacagagagagagatgaacacacacacacagagagagatgaacacacacacacagacccaaagCATTGTAAATAGGTATTGAACCCAGGTTAGTATCTCCACCTACCTGCAGGTTGAGGTTGGGTTTGGTGTTGGAGTCAAATATCCGTCTGATGCTCTCAGCCGCTCGGACAGGAACCGTGCTCTTCTCCGTGACGATCTTGTAACCGTTGGAAACCTCTACGATGCGGCGAGCACAGGCCTCAATGTACTTTAGGTCGGCTGCACGCCCCTTCCCCATCCCATAGGTCTTTGTGGGGGTGTTCACctggtgagagggggggggggggggggttagactGATGGAAGACAGGAACGcagacacacactacagataGACACTgactgacggagagagagagagagagagagagagagagagagagagagagagagagagacagagagagacagacagacagaccgggaCAAAAGACGTGTGACTCACTGATATGAAGACGAGGTCAGCATCTCTGATGGCGGAATCTATATCTGTAGAGAAAAAGAGATTCTTCCCTCGGCATGACTCCACTACCTCCTTCAACCCtggctagagagaggagaggtgggaagagagagagagagagagggggtgggaagagagaggagaggggggaagagagaggagaggggggggtgggaagagagaggagagagagaggagaggggggggtgggaagagagagagagagagagagagagagaggagagggggggtgggaagagagagagagagagagacagagagaggagagggggggtgggaagagagagagagagacaggtaagtctctaagagtcattacagctgggagtcttcttgggtaagtctctaggagtcattacagctgggagtcgtcttgggtaagtctctaagagtcattacagctgggagtcttcttgggtaagtctctaagagtcattacagctgggagtcttcttgggtaagtctctaagagtcattacagctgggagtcttcttgggtaagtctctaagagtcattacagctgggagtcttcctgggtaagtctctaagagtcattacagctgggagtcttcttgggtaagtctctaagagtcattacagctgggagtcgtcttgggtaagtctctaagagtcattacagctgggagtcttcttgggtacgtctctaagagtcattacagctgggagtcttcttgggtaagtctctaagagtcattacagctgggagtcttcttgggtaagtctctaagagtcattacagctgggagtcttcttgggtaagtctctaagagtcattacagctgggagtcttcttgggtaagtctctaagagtcattacagctgggagtcttcctgggtaagtctctaagagtcattacagctgggagtcttcttgggtaagtctctaggagtcattacagctgggagtcttcctGTGTAagtctaagagtgattacagcaggaagtcttcttgggtaagtctctatgagtcattacagctgggagtcgtcttgggtaagtctctaagagtcattacagctgggagtcttcttgagtaagtctctaagagtgattacagctgggagtcttcttgggtaagtctctaagagctttaaaCACCTGGATTGTATAACATTTCTCCATTAGTATGTTCAGAACTCTTCAAGCTCTACCACGATTGCCAGACAACAATGTTCAAGTCTTGGACGtctatgtgtatgtttgtgtgtctgtgtgtgtatatttgtggtctgtgtgtgtgtgtttcggtgTGCGgtattatgtctgtgtgtgtacgtgtggtgtgtgtatgtctatgtgtgtgtgtgtgtacgtgtggtgtgtgtctgtgtgtacgtgtggtgtgtgtctgtgtgtacgtgcggtgtgtgtgtgtgtgatacggTACCTCGTATATGGGCAGTGTGTCGGAGTTCCAGGCGTTGATTCGTGTTTCGTTGACGTCGACCACTGTCACGTGGATCTCTGGACACATGTGGGCGATGACACTGCAGGTTGGTCCTCCCACATAGCCTGCTCCTATACAGCAAATTCTGTTGATCTGAAACAtctagagagacatacagagagacagagagacaggcacacagagagagagagacacacagagagagagacacacagagagagagacacacagagagagagagagagagagaggacacacagcgagagagacacacacagagagagacagagagagatagacacacagagagaaagagacacagagagagagagagagagagagagacagagagagagagagagaggagacacagagggagacagacacagagagagagagagagagagacaaacagagggagagagaaagagacagacaccagtcaaaatattatttttattgatATCAAGTGCTTGTCAGGAACATGGCCTTCAAAACTAAACAGCTTTAGTGGCATCCAGGGTTGGTTAGGTTACTGTCTAAATGCAATCCAACCAGGGtaggttactgtctaaatgtaatccaaccagggttggttactgtctaaatgtaatccaaccagggtaggttactgtctaaatgtaatccaaccagggcaggttactgtctaaatgtaatccaaccagggtaggttactgtctaaatgtaatccaaccagggtaggttactgtctaaatgtaatccaaccagggttgggcaggttactgtctaaatgtaatccaaccagggttggttactgtctaaatgtaatccaaccagggttggttactgtctaaatgtaatccaaccagggtaggttactgtctaaatgtaatccaaccagggttggttaggttactgtctaaatataatccaaccagggt carries:
- the LOC110518820 gene encoding UDP-glucose 6-dehydrogenase isoform X2, which translates into the protein MFQINRICCIGAGYVGGPTCSVIAHMCPEIHVTVVDVNETRINAWNSDTLPIYEPGLKEVVESCRGKNLFFSTDIDSAIRDADLVFISVNTPTKTYGMGKGRAADLKYIEACARRIVEVSNGYKIVTEKSTVPVRAAESIRRIFDSNTKPNLNLQVLSNPEFLAEGTAVRDLKEPDRVLIGGDETAEGQRAIRALCDVYEHWVPKARIITTNTWSSELSKLAANAFLAQRISSINSISALCESTGADVEEVALAIGMDQRIGSKFLKASVGFGGSCFQKDVLNLVYLCEALNLPEVASYWQQVIDMNEYQRRRFACRIIDCLFNTVTGKKIALLGFSFKKDTGDTRESSSIYISKYLMDEGAKLHIYDPKVLKEQIILDLSQPHISEDPHRVSELVTVSVDPYQACQGAHALVVCVMVYLCIVVSM